The following coding sequences are from one Ficedula albicollis isolate OC2 chromosome 17, FicAlb1.5, whole genome shotgun sequence window:
- the LOC101806513 gene encoding LOW QUALITY PROTEIN: globoside alpha-1,3-N-acetylgalactosaminyltransferase 1 (The sequence of the model RefSeq protein was modified relative to this genomic sequence to represent the inferred CDS: inserted 2 bases in 1 codon; substituted 2 bases at 2 genomic stop codons), translating into MISRKVLVGSLLCLGAIAVAIWXEFVAQLVHHLPYYLPCPEIFSMKLQYTEEKLIQLFPQLFYQQPRVLVPKCQDVLAVTPWLAPIVWEGTFDPKIXYRPLNLTIGPLLLASKGSTQWVRESAEQHFVQGXQVNCDTFTDSPGSIPPAQQQPGHRLLTVPTFSSWQEIPTRRTEPVSRHVAQLIHGEMHHLCCLDIGVVFHSPWGTRYPGYCTVPREQLPGERRSSSAALIPEGEGDFCYGGAASGGSVSKVCELTKTCRVADEANGIMAAWPGESHLNRHFLTHKPSKLLSPECIWDDRKPKPPEIRLVRFSTVGKNYKEIRN; encoded by the exons ATGATTTCCAGAAAAGTGCTGGTGGGGTCTCTTCTCTGCCTGGGTGCCATTGCTGTGGCTATCTGGTAAGAATTTGTTGCACAGCTGG TGCACCACCTGCCCTACTACCTTCCCTGCCCGGAAATCTT CTCCATGAAACTCCAATACACTGAAGAGAAGCTAATCCAGCTTTTCCCCCA ATTATTTTATCAGCAGCCAAGAGTGCTGGTGCCAAA gtGCCAGGATGTGCTGGCAGTGACACCATGGCTGGCCCCCATCGTCTGGGAAGGGACCTTCGACCCCAAGAT CTACAGACCCCTGAACCTCACCATAGGGCCTTTGCTGTTGGCAAGCAAGGGAAGCACCCAGTGG GTTCGTGagtcagcagagcagcacttcGTGCAGGGCTAGCAGGTGAACTGTGACACCTTTAcagacagccctgggagcattcccccagcccagcagcagccagggcacaggctgctcacCGTGCCCACGTTCTCCAGCTGGCAGGAGATCCCCACGCGCAGGACGGAGCCCGTCAGCCGCCACGTGGCACAGCTGATCCACGGGGAGATGCAccacctctgctgcctggaCATTGGCGTGGTGTTCCACAGCCCCTGGGGGACACG CTACCCTGGCTACTGCACAGTGCCACGAGAGCAGCTCCCCGGTGAGAGGAggagctcctctgcagccctcaTCCCCGAGGGAGAAGGGGATTTCTGCTACGGAGGGGCCGCGTCTGGAGGCTCGGTCAGCAAAGTCTGTGAGCTCACCAAGACCTGCCGCGTGGCCGACGAGGCCAACGGGATCATGGCAGCCTGGCCGGGGGAGAGTCACCTCAACAGGCACTTCCTGACCCACAAACCCTCCAAGCTGCTTTCTCCAGAGTGTATTTGGGATGACAGGAAGCCAAAGCCCCCCGAAATCCGCCTCGTACGTTTTTCCACAGTGGGTAAGAACTACAAAGAGATCCGAAATTGA
- the SURF6 gene encoding surfeit locus protein 6, whose translation MASLAAQDSYLQGLARRAGVQHAPEARKRKFVSKPGQPEDGGRQVKKQKKKKPRKQTEKKNSPSAKQVVPSTSKPTSGQKATPQASKSSPQGDTQNRKESLAAGSKSELSSPSVSAISLLRQRLHEKIKKASGQDNAKELTPAVLEKRQRRKYERERKKRRRKELKMKAKMEKKEAVEVPAEPENKKEESKAEIVFNRVEVHEENELNKIQKKKEKRKAVKGNITPLTGKNYKQLLSRLETRKNKLEELKEKDEKKAQELETKIKWTNALYKAEGVKIRDNEERLKEALKRKEKRKAQRKRQWEQRTVRVVEKMQQRQDKRQKNIQKKKKERIEKKKARARKKGRVLPEDLKKAGLK comes from the exons ATGGCCAGCCTGGCCGCCCAGGACTCCTACCTGCAGGGCTTGGCCAGGAGGGCCGGCGTGCAGCACGCCCCGGAGGCGCGCAAGAGGAAGTTTG TGTCTAAGCCAGGCCAGCCCGAGGATGGTGGCAGACAGGtcaagaaacagaagaaaaagaagcccAGGAAGCAAACTGAGAAGAAGAATTCTCCTTCAGCCAAACAGGTGGTTCCTAGCACAAGTAAACCCACTTCAGGACAGAAAGCAACCCCTCAAGCCAGCAAATCATCTCCACAGGGTGATACACAGAACAGAAAGGAGAGTTTGGCTGCAG GAAGTAAAAGTGAACTGAGTTCCCCTTCTGTTTCTGCAATCAGTCTATTGCGACAGAGACTCCACGAGAAGATTAAAAAGGCTTCTGGACAG GATAATGCCAAGGAGTTAACCCCTGCAGTCCTGGAGAAGAGGCAGCGAAGGAAgtatgagagagagagaaagaaacgCCGGCGAAAGGAGTTGAAGATGAAGgcaaaaatggagaagaaagaagctgTGGAGGTaccagcagagccagaaaacaaaaaagaggagAGCAAAGCTGAGATTGTCTTCAACAGGGTTGAAGTTCATGAAGAGAATGAGTTGAACAAgatccagaagaaaaaagaaaagaggaaagcagtGAAAGGCAATATCACTCCTCTGACAGGCAAGAACTacaagcagctgctgagcaggctgGAGACCAGGAAGAATAAACTGGAGGAGCTCAAGGAGAAGGACGAGAAGAAAGCTCAGGAGCTGGAGACCAAGATAAAATGGACAAATGCTCTCTACAAGGCAGAGGGGGTGAAGATCCGTGACAACGAGGAGCGTCTGAAGGAGGCCCTGAAGCGCAAGGAGAAGCGGAAGGCCCAGCGCAAGAGGCAGTGGGAGCAGCGGACTGTGAGGGTGGTGGAGAAGATGCAGCAGCGGCAGGACAAGCGCCAGAAGAACAtccagaagaagaagaaggagaggaTAGAGAAGAAGAAAGCCAGGGCCAGGAAGAAGGGCCGAGTTCTGCCAGAGGACTTGAAAAAAGCTGGGTTAAAGTGA
- the MED22 gene encoding mediator of RNA polymerase II transcription subunit 22 isoform X1: MAQPRVLPQSKETLLQSYNKRLKDDVKSIMDNFTEIIKTAKIEDETQVSRATQGEQDNYEMHVRAANIVRAGESLMKLVSDLKQFLILNDFPSVNEAINQRNQQLRSLQEECDKKLIALRDEISIDLYELEEEYYSSSYSLCDSNDLPLCEAYWRQDFATLSPESLSMPLAAAAAEQSVVTSQSSTPSHPHVNGHGAGPAEHS, translated from the exons ATGGCGCAGCCCCGGGTGCTGCCGCAGAGCAAGGAGACCCTGCTGCAGTCCTACAACAAGCGCCTCAAGGACGATGTCAAGTCCATCATGGACAACTTCACCGAGATCATCAAGACGGCCAAG atcGAGGATGAAACTCAAGTCTCTCGAGCAACTCAGGGTGAGCAAGATAACTACGAGATGCATGTCAGAGCTGCAAATATT GTCCGAGCTGGTGAGTCCCTGATGAAACTCGTGTCTGACCTGAAGCAGTTCTTGATCCTCAATGATTTCCCCTCTGTGAACGAGGCCATCAACCAGCGCaaccagcagctgaggagcctGCAGGAGGAGTGTGACAAGAAGCTGATTGCACTGCGGGATGAGATCTCCATTGACCTGTACGAGCTAGAAGAAGAATATTACTCTTCCAG CTACAGTCTGTGTGACAGCAATGACCTCCCACTGTGCGAAGCCTACTGGAGACAAGACTTTGCCACGCTGTCCCCCGAGAGCCTCTCGATGCCTCTGGCAGCCGCCGCAGCCGAGCAGAGCGTTGTCACCTCGCAGAGTTCCACCCCGTCGCACCCGCACGTGAACGGGCACGGGGCGGGCCCCGCCGAGCACTCCTGA
- the MED22 gene encoding mediator of RNA polymerase II transcription subunit 22 isoform X2, protein MAQPRVLPQSKETLLQSYNKRLKDDVKSIMDNFTEIIKTAKIEDETQVSRATQGEQDNYEMHVRAANIVRAGESLMKLVSDLKQFLILNDFPSVNEAINQRNQQLRSLQEECDKKLIALRDEISIDLYELEEEYYSSSLCDSNDLPLCEAYWRQDFATLSPESLSMPLAAAAAEQSVVTSQSSTPSHPHVNGHGAGPAEHS, encoded by the exons ATGGCGCAGCCCCGGGTGCTGCCGCAGAGCAAGGAGACCCTGCTGCAGTCCTACAACAAGCGCCTCAAGGACGATGTCAAGTCCATCATGGACAACTTCACCGAGATCATCAAGACGGCCAAG atcGAGGATGAAACTCAAGTCTCTCGAGCAACTCAGGGTGAGCAAGATAACTACGAGATGCATGTCAGAGCTGCAAATATT GTCCGAGCTGGTGAGTCCCTGATGAAACTCGTGTCTGACCTGAAGCAGTTCTTGATCCTCAATGATTTCCCCTCTGTGAACGAGGCCATCAACCAGCGCaaccagcagctgaggagcctGCAGGAGGAGTGTGACAAGAAGCTGATTGCACTGCGGGATGAGATCTCCATTGACCTGTACGAGCTAGAAGAAGAATATTACTCTTCCAG TCTGTGTGACAGCAATGACCTCCCACTGTGCGAAGCCTACTGGAGACAAGACTTTGCCACGCTGTCCCCCGAGAGCCTCTCGATGCCTCTGGCAGCCGCCGCAGCCGAGCAGAGCGTTGTCACCTCGCAGAGTTCCACCCCGTCGCACCCGCACGTGAACGGGCACGGGGCGGGCCCCGCCGAGCACTCCTGA
- the MED22 gene encoding mediator of RNA polymerase II transcription subunit 22 isoform X3, giving the protein MAQPRVLPQSKETLLQSYNKRLKDDVKSIMDNFTEIIKTAKIEDETQVSRATQGEQDNYEMHVRAANIVRAGESLMKLVSDLKQFLILNDFPSVNEAINQRNQQLRSLQEECDKKLIALRDEISIDLYELEEEYYSSRYK; this is encoded by the exons ATGGCGCAGCCCCGGGTGCTGCCGCAGAGCAAGGAGACCCTGCTGCAGTCCTACAACAAGCGCCTCAAGGACGATGTCAAGTCCATCATGGACAACTTCACCGAGATCATCAAGACGGCCAAG atcGAGGATGAAACTCAAGTCTCTCGAGCAACTCAGGGTGAGCAAGATAACTACGAGATGCATGTCAGAGCTGCAAATATT GTCCGAGCTGGTGAGTCCCTGATGAAACTCGTGTCTGACCTGAAGCAGTTCTTGATCCTCAATGATTTCCCCTCTGTGAACGAGGCCATCAACCAGCGCaaccagcagctgaggagcctGCAGGAGGAGTGTGACAAGAAGCTGATTGCACTGCGGGATGAGATCTCCATTGACCTGTACGAGCTAGAAGAAGAATATTACTCTTCCAGGTACAAATAG
- the RPL7A gene encoding 60S ribosomal protein L7a: protein MPKGKKAKGKKVAPAPAVVKKQEAKKVVNPLFEKRPKNFGIGQDIQPKRDLTRFVKWPRYIRLQRQRSILYKRLKVPPAINQFTQALDRQTATQLLKLAHKYRPENKQEKKQRLLARAEQKAAGKGDAPTKRPPVLRAGINTVTTLVENKKAQLVVIAHDVDPIELVVFLPALCRKMGVPYCIIKGKARLGRLVHRKTCTSVAFTQVNPEDKGALAKLVEAVKTNYNDRYDEIRRHWGGNVLGPKSVARIAKLEKAKAKELATKLG, encoded by the exons ATG CCGAAAGGAAAGAAGGCCAAGGGCAAGAAGGTGGCTCCGGCCCCTGCTGTAGTGAAGAAGCAGGAGGCCAAGAAGGTTGTCAATCCCCTCTTTGAGAAGAGGCCCAAGAACTTTGGTATTG GACAGGATATCCAGCCCAAGCGTGACCTCACCCGCTTTGTGAAATGGCCACGCTACATTCGGCTGCAGCGCCAGAGGTCCATCCTCTACAAACGCCTGAAGGTGCCTCCTGCCATCAACCAGTTCACCCAGGCCCTGGATCGGCAGACAG CCACGCAGCTTCTGAAGCTGGCACACAAATACAGGCCTGAAAATAAGCAAGAGAAGAAGCAGAGGCTACTGGCTCGTGCTgagcagaaagctgcaggaaagggaGATGCTCCAACCAAGCGGCCACCAGTCCTCCGAGCAG GTATTAATACTGTCACAACTCTGGTGGAGAACAAGAAAGCTCAGCTTGTCGTTATTGCCCACGATGTAGACCCCATTGAG CTGGTGGTtttcctgccagccctgtgccgCAAGATGGGGGTTCCCTACTGCATCATCAAgggcaaagccaggctgggcaggctggtCCACAGGAAAACCTGCACCTCCGTGGCCTTCACCCAGGTTAACCC GGAGGATAAGGGAGCCCTTGCAAAGCTGGTGGAGGCTGTCAAGACGAACTACAATGACAGATATGATGAG ATCCGTCGTCACTGGGGCGGGAACGTCCTGGGTCCGAAATCCGTGGCTCGCATTGCaaagctggaaaaagcaaaggCTAAAGAACTGGCTACAAAGCTGGGCTGA
- the SURF1 gene encoding surfeit locus protein 1 has translation MELKELEYRPVRVRGRFEHSKELYLLPRSLLDPEREAREAGRITSHPENGANVVTPFYCTELGVTILVNRGFVPKNKLKPETRLAGQIEDEIDLTGVVRLTEKRKPFVPENNIEQNRWHYRDLEAMAKVTGAEPIFIDADFRSTVPGGPIGGQTRVSLRNEHMQYIVTWYGLCAATSFLWYKKFIQKLPL, from the exons atggagctgaaggagctggagtaCAGACCTGTGAGGGTCCGAGGGCGCTTTGAGCACTCCAAGGAGCTGTACCTGCTGCCCCGCTCGCTGCTGGACCCCGAGCGGGAGGCGCGGGAGGCCGGGAGGATCACATCCCACCCCGAGAACGGGGCCAACGTCGTCACCCCCTTCtactgcacagagctggg GGTCACGATTCTGGTCAACCGAGGATTTGTGCCCAAGAACAAATTGAAACCAGAGACCAGGCTGGCAGGACAG ATTGAAGATGAGATTGATCTCACAGGGGTAGTGAGGttaacagaaaaaaggaaacccTTTGTGCCTGAAAATAACATTGAACAAAACCGCTGGCACTACCGGGACCTGGAGGCCATGGCCAAGGTGACTGGTGCTGAGCCCATCTTCATCGATGCAGATTTCA GAAGCACAGTCCCAGGGGGGCCCATCGGGGGCCAGACCAGGGTGAGCCTGCGGAACGAGCACATGCAGTACATTGTCACCTG GTACGGCTTGTGTGCTGCAACTTCCTTCTTGTGGTACAAGAAATTTATACAGAAGCTACCTCtgtga
- the SURF2 gene encoding surfeit locus protein 2 codes for GSPAGPGKVRCRLTGHELPCRLSELQAYTSGKKYQRLIKAAREFDYGTFEPHIVPSTKNLHQLFCKLTLRHINKLPEHVLRHVQGKRYQKALKTYEECQREGVEYVPACLRQKKQRAQHPDDQRNGSRQPHRKEEFWEPKSSEEDGEETDDSMSDLYPPALFPEKNPSAPQTTKGSDDFVTDSEDDGTKQNGEHGARRDGSRAAGKRGKKQTGPLKKKFKSHHRKPKNFKKATNGK; via the exons gggagccccgCGGGGCCGGGCAAG gtgaggTGCAGGCTGACAGGCCATGAGCTGCCCTGTCGCCTGTCGGAGCTGCAGGCTTACACCAGCGGCAAAAAGTACCAGCGGCTCATAAAGGCAGCCAGAGAGTTCGACTATGGCACGTTTGAGCCCCACATAGTGCCCAGCACCAAGAATTT ACACCAGCTGTTCTGCAAGCTCACCCTCAGACACATCAACAAGCTTCCAGAGCACGTCCTGCGTCACGTCCAAGGGAAGCGCTACCAGAAGGCCCTGAAAACAT ATGAGGAATGCCAGAGGGAAGGAGTAGAGTATGTCCCTGCTTGCCTGAGACAGAAGAAGCAGCGGGCACAGCACCCCGATGACCAAAGGAACGGGAGCAGGCAGCCTCACAGGAAAGAGGAGTTCTGGGAGCCAAAGTCCAgtgaggaggatggagaggagacaGACGACAGCATGAGTGACCTCTACCCAC CTGCactcttcccagaaaaaaacccatcagctCCACAGACCACGAAGGGCAGCGATGACTTTGTGACAGACAGCGAGGATGACGGCACCAAGCAGAATGGAGAGCACGGGGCAaggagggatggcagcagagcagctggcaagAGAGGAAAG aaACAGACAGGccctttaaagaagaaattcaagAGCCATCATCGAAAACCCAAAAACTTCAAGAAAGCAaccaatgggaaataa
- the SURF4 gene encoding surfeit locus protein 4, whose protein sequence is MSDNRIVLSFLRVTKQYLPHVARLCLISTFLEDGIRMWFQWSEQRDYIDGTWNCGYFLASIFVFLNLFGQLGGCILVLSRNFVQYACFGLFGIIALQTIAYSILWDLKFLMRNLALGGGLLLLLAESRSEGKSMFAGVPTMRESSPKQYMQLGGRVLLVLMFMTLLHFDMNFFSILQNIVGTALIILVAIGFKTKLAALTLVIWLFGINIYFNAFWTVPAYKPMHDFLKYDFFQTMSVIGGLLLVVALGPGGVSMDEKKKEW, encoded by the exons ATGTCTGACAACAGGATTGTTTTGAGT TTCCTGAGGGTGACCAAGCAGTACCTTCCCCACGTGGCCCGGCTGTGCCTCATCAGCACCTTCCTGGAGGATGGCATCCGCATGTGGTTCCAGTGGAGTGAACAGAGGGACTACATCGACGGCACGTGGAACTGTGGCTACTTCCTGGCCTCCATCTTTGTGTTCCTAAACCTCTTTGGGCAGCTGG GTGGCTGTATCCTGGTGCTGAGTAGGAACTTTGTGCAATATGCCTGCTTTGGACTGTTTGGAATTATAGCATTACAG ACTATTGCATACAGCATTCTATGGGACCTGAAGTTCTTGATGAG GAATCTTGCCCTTGGGGGaggcttgctgctgctgctggctgagtCCCGCTCAGAGGGGAAGAGCATGTTTGCTGGTGTCCCCACCATGAGGGAGAGCTCCCCAAAGCAGTACATGCAGCTGGGAGGGCGTGTGCTGCTTGTCCTCATGTTCATGACACTGCTACACTTTGATATGAACTTCTTTTCT attCTACAGAACATTGTGGGCACAGCCCTGATTATCTTGGTGGCAATTGGCTTCAAGACTAAGCTGGCTGCCTTGACTCTGGTCATCTGGTTGTTTGGCATCAACATCTACTTCAATGCCTTCTGGACCGTCCCAGCCTACAAGCCCATGCACGATTTCCTTAAATACGATTTCTTCCAGACCATGTCTGTCATTGGAGGGCTCCTCCTTGTGGTTGCACTGGGTCCTGGTGGAGTCTCCatggatgagaagaaaaaagagtggTAA